In one Musa acuminata AAA Group cultivar baxijiao chromosome BXJ2-5, Cavendish_Baxijiao_AAA, whole genome shotgun sequence genomic region, the following are encoded:
- the LOC135612267 gene encoding 3-ketoacyl-CoA synthase 4-like, which produces MARPRPVYLVDYACHVPPHELQIPLQLLKERCGKFGTFDEPTVEFQLKVLERSGLGEETYAPKAMHSVPPRPSMALAREETEQVMFGALDALFENTAVNPKDVGVLVVNCSLFNPVPSLSAMIVNRYKLRSTVRSFNLGGMGCGAGVIAVSLAGDLLQVHHATYAVVVSTENITQNWYAGSRKSMLIANCLFRVGGAAVLLSNRLADRRRAKYRLVHVVRTHRGADDKAYRCVYQEQDDDGNVGVSLSRELTAIAGGALKANITTLGPLVLPVSEQLLFLAKLVAKKLWSDKTKPHIPDFKRAFDHFCIHAGGRAVIDELEKNLELRPVDVEASRMTLHRFGNTSSSSIWYELAYIEAKGRMRKGHRVWQIAFGSGFKCNSAVWQALRNVQPSPHGPWEDCIHRYPVQTSHRIASPRQDAQPQPQQH; this is translated from the coding sequence ATGGCCCGGCCGCGCCCGGTCTACCTCGTCGACTACGCGTGCCACGTTCCCCCACACGAGCTCCAGATCCCGTTACAACTGCTGAAGGAGCGGTGCGGCAAATTCGGCACGTTCGACGAGCCGACCGTCGAGTTCCAGTTAAAGGTCCTCGAGCGCTCCGGGCTCGGCGAGGAGACGTACGCCCCCAAGGCCATGCATAGCGTCCCGCCCCGCCCTTCCATGGCCTTAGCCCGAGAGGAGACCGAGCAGGTCATGTTCGGCGCCCTCGACGCCCTCTTCGAGAACACCGCCGTGAACCCCAAGGACGTGGGGGTCCTTGTCGTGAACTGCAGCCTGTTTAACCCCGTCCCTTCCCTCTCCGCCATGATCGTCAACCGATACAAGCTCAGGAGCACCGTCAGGAGCTTCAACCTGGGCGGCATGGGGTGCGGCGCCGGCGTTATAGCCGTCAGCCTCGCCGGCGACCTCCTGCAGGTGCACCACGCCACCTACGCCGTCGTGGTCAGCACGGAGAACATCACCCAGAACTGGTACGCCGGCAGCCGCAAGTCGATGCTCATCGCCAACTGCTTGTTCCGCGTCGGCGGCGCCGCCGTGCTGCTCTCCAACCGCTTGGCCGACCGCCGGCGCGCCAAGTACAGGCTCGTTCACGTCGTCCGCACCCACCGGGGCGCCGACGACAAGGCCTACCGCTGCGTCTACCAGGAGCAGGACGACGACGGCAACGTGGGTGTGTCCCTGTCGAGGGAACTCACGGCCATAGCGGGCGGCGCCCTCAAGGCCAACATCACCACCCTCGGCCCCCTCGTGCTCCCCGTCAGCGAGCAGCTCCTCTTCCTCGCCAAGCTCGTGGCCAAGAAGCTGTGGAGCGACAAGACGAAGCCGCACATCCCGGACTTCAAGCGCGCCTTCGACCACTTCTGCATCCACGCAGGGGGCCGGGCGGTGATCGACGAGCTCGAGAAGAACCTGGAGCTGCGGCCCGTCGACGTGGAGGCGTCCCGGATGACGCTGCACCGGTTCGGGAACACGTCGTCGAGCTCCATCTGGTACGAGCTGGCCTACATCGAGGCCAAGGGGAGGATGCGCAAGGGCCACCGGGTGTGGCAGATCGCCTTCGGGAGCGGCTTCAAGTGCAACAGCGCCGTGTGGCAGGCGCTCCGCAACGTGCAGCCCTCGCCCCATGGGCCATGGGAGGACTGCATCCACAGATACCCCGTCCAAACATCCCACCGGATTGCTTCACCACGGCAAGACGCACAGCCACAGCCGCAGCAGCATTGA
- the LOC135611674 gene encoding transcription factor bHLH168-like, with protein sequence MASSGGTEKLERKTVEKNRRIHMKNLCSKLSSLIPVSKNTVTQKDQLDQAFDYIKDLKERVDRLRELKEMRSRVMIGFRPAQVEVRNLDPNLEVILVCGSRTRFMFHEVISVLEEEGVEVINASFSTVGDRIFHSIHCQAISTRIGLDPSRIDQRLKQLVR encoded by the exons ATGGCGAGTAGTGGTGGAACCGAGAAGCTTGAAAGGAAGACGGTGGAGAAGAACAGAAGAATCCACATGAAGAACCTCTGCTCCAAGCTCAGTTCCCTCATCCCCGTGTCCAAG AATACAGTGACACAGAAAGATCAGCTGGACCAAGCTTTCGACTACATCAAGGACCTGAAAGAGAGAGTGGACAGGCTGAGGGAGCTCAAGGAAATGAGAAGTCGTGTGATGATAGGCTTCCGACCGGCCCAGGTTGAAGTAAGAAACTTGGATCCTAACTTGGAGGTGATTCTTGTTTGTGGGTCGAGGACAAGATTCATGTTTCACGAGGTCATCAGCGTCCTTGAGGAAGAAGGTGTGGAGGTCATCAATGCCAGTTTCAGCACTGTGGGTGACAGGATCTTCCACTCCATTCATTGTCAG GCCATTAGTACAAGAATTGGTTTAGATCCATCGAGGATAGACCAGAGATTGAAACAATTAGTTCGTTGA
- the LOC135612266 gene encoding cinnamoyl-CoA reductase-like SNL6, whose amino-acid sequence MGALRRRVSAEELREVILRSCGVGGGCSGRKAGPGGVRRRKGGDGTGWEEGRVVCVTGGVSFVGSAIVRRLLARGYAVRLLVDTQEDLEKLREKEMFQGGGVWVAAVANVMDLDSLCRAFDGCTAVFHSSSSVDPRGISGYSKHMVDVEVRATERVIEACVRTESVSKCVFTSSLLACVWRQRDPCHARRATIVDDNCWSDETICRDRKLWFALGKTMAEKAAWRVARGRDLNLVTVCPALVTGPGFQHLNPTGSIAYLKGAQYMFAEGLLATVDVEQLADAHVSIYEAMNRNACGRYICYDHVIQTGEEAAELERQLRLPNRVRGATREVDPTSFELSNRKLLELMNSRRRCTYDVYSYFP is encoded by the exons ATGGGGGCGTTGAGGAGGAGGGTGAGCGCGGAGGAGCTGCGGGAGGTGATCCTCCGGAGCTGCGGCGTCGGCGGGGGATGCAGCGGGAGGAAGGCGGGGCCAGGTGGCGTCCGGCGGAGAAAAGGCGGGGACGGAACGGGGTGGGAGGAGGGGCGGGTGGTGTGCGTCACTGGGGGCGTTTCCTTCGTCGGGTCCGCCATCGTCCGTCGCCTCCTCGCTCGCGGCTACGCCGTTCGCCTCCTCGTCGACACCCAAG AGGACTTGGAGAAGCTGAGGGAGAAGGAGATGTTTCAGGGCGGCGGGGTGTGGGTGGCGGCGGTGGCCAACGTGATGGATCTTGACAGCTTGTGCCGGGCCTTCGACGGCTGCACCGCCGTGTTCCACTCTTCGAGCTCGGTGGATCCTCGTGGCATATCTGGCTACTCG AAGCACATGGTTGACGTCGAAGTGCGAGCAACTGAGAGAGTGATCGAAGCCTGCGTTAGGACTGAATCGGTCAGCAAGTGCGTCTTTACCTCGTCTCTGTTAGCTTGCGTGTGGCGACAGCGTGATCCTTGCCATGCTCGTCGTGCCACCATCGTCGACGACAACTGCTGGAGTGATGAGACCATCTGCCGGGACAGAAAG TTGTGGTTTGCGCTGGGGAAGACGATGGCAGAGAAGGCAGCCTGGAGAGTGGCCCGAGGAAGGGACTTGAATCTGGTGACCGTGTGCCCAGCTCTTGTCACTGGGCCTGGATTTCAACACCTCAACCCAACTGGATCCATCGCCTACCTCAAAG GAGCTCAATACATGTTTGCAGAAGGGCTGCTTGCCACGGTCGACGTGGAACAATTAGCCGATGCTCACGTATCGATCTACGAGGCAATGAACAGGAATGCTTGTGGGCGGTACATTTGCTACGATCATGTCATCCAAACCGGCGAAGAGGCAGCTGAATTGGAGCGGCAGCTGCGTCTTCCTAACAGAGTACGTGGAGCGACTCGCGAAGTCGATCCGACCTCGTTCGAGCTCTCCAACCGGAAGCTTCTCGAGCTAATGAATTCGAGGAGGAGGTGCACGTATGATGTCTACTCCTACTTTCCATGA
- the LOC103984309 gene encoding AMSH-like ubiquitin thioesterase 2 isoform X1 codes for MNNDASGEQLGRRFKHNIDGLRSPSQRWTKKILSFSSFKERKVERCCSRRTGQSCGTDNINLATEIALHASNRPSQIVFPLSGDKARDCNNDVHVVKHYFPSPVVSWVEDASFSGQVSHVVVPESNNGLEPSYGDSSTSNPNQDVHISVKLKEEFLDLAKENTNKDLETCGILGAFLKNHIFYITTLIIPKQESTSNSCQAINEEEIHAILDEMSLYPAGWIHTHPSQSCFLSSIDLHTQYSYQVMLPEAIAIVMAPTDPKSTCGIFRLTNPGGINVLKECKESGFHPHPSASDGSPIYESCSNIYENPNLRFEIIDLRSSS; via the exons ATGAATAATGATGCGAGTGGTGAGCAGCTTGGGAGGAGATTTAAGCATAACATAGATGGTTTGAGATCACCATCTCAAAGGTGGACCAAGAAGATTTTAAGCTTCTCTAGCTTCAAGGAGAGGAAG GTTGAGCGTTGCTGTTCAAGAAGAacaggtcaaag TTGTGGAACAGATAATATCAATTTGGCGACAGAAATTGCACTACATGCCAGCAACAGACCTTCGCAAATCGTGTTTCCATTATCCGGTGACAAAGCTAGAGACTGTAACAACGATGTTCATGTTGTCAAGCACTACTTTCCTTCTCCTGTTGTTTCTTGGGTGGAGGATGCATCCTTTTCTGGACAGGTTTCTCATGTTGTTGTTCCTGAATCAAACAATGGATTGGAACCTTCATATGGAGACTCTTCTACATCAAATCCCAATCAAGATGTTCATATA TCAGTGAAGCTGAAGGAAGAATTTCTAGATCTTGCTAAAGAGAACACGAACAAGGACTTGGAGACTTGTGGCATTCTTGGTGCTTTCCTT AAGAATCACATTTTCTACATAACCACCCTAATAATACCAAAGCAGGAATCAACTTCCAATTCA TGCCAAGCAATAAATGAGGAGGAGATTCATGCCATACTGGATGAGATGTCCCTTTATCCTGCAGGATGGATTCAT ACACATCCGTCTCAAAGTTGCTTCCTGTCGTCAATCGATTTGCACACTCAGTACTCTTACCAG GTCATGCTACCAGAGGCAATTGCAATCGTCATGGCTCCAACCGATCCTAAAAG CACATGTGGAATATTTCGGTTAACAAATCCCGGAGGCATTAATGTTCTGAAAGAGTGCAAAGAGAGTGGCTTCCACCCTCACCCTTCTGCTTCTGATGGAAGTCCAATCTACGAGAGCTGCTCCAACATTTATGAGAATCCAAATCTAAGGTTTGAGATCATCGATCTCCGGTCTTCTTCATGA
- the LOC103984309 gene encoding AMSH-like ubiquitin thioesterase 2 isoform X2, whose amino-acid sequence MNNDASGEQLGRRFKHNIDGLRSPSQRWTKKILSFSSFKERKVERCCSRRTGQSCGTDNINLATEIALHASNRPSQIVFPLSGDKARDCNNDVHVVKHYFPSPVVSWVEDASFSGQVSHVVVPESNNGLEPSYGDSSTSNPNQDVHISVKLKEEFLDLAKENTNKDLETCGILGAFLCQAINEEEIHAILDEMSLYPAGWIHTHPSQSCFLSSIDLHTQYSYQVMLPEAIAIVMAPTDPKSTCGIFRLTNPGGINVLKECKESGFHPHPSASDGSPIYESCSNIYENPNLRFEIIDLRSSS is encoded by the exons ATGAATAATGATGCGAGTGGTGAGCAGCTTGGGAGGAGATTTAAGCATAACATAGATGGTTTGAGATCACCATCTCAAAGGTGGACCAAGAAGATTTTAAGCTTCTCTAGCTTCAAGGAGAGGAAG GTTGAGCGTTGCTGTTCAAGAAGAacaggtcaaag TTGTGGAACAGATAATATCAATTTGGCGACAGAAATTGCACTACATGCCAGCAACAGACCTTCGCAAATCGTGTTTCCATTATCCGGTGACAAAGCTAGAGACTGTAACAACGATGTTCATGTTGTCAAGCACTACTTTCCTTCTCCTGTTGTTTCTTGGGTGGAGGATGCATCCTTTTCTGGACAGGTTTCTCATGTTGTTGTTCCTGAATCAAACAATGGATTGGAACCTTCATATGGAGACTCTTCTACATCAAATCCCAATCAAGATGTTCATATA TCAGTGAAGCTGAAGGAAGAATTTCTAGATCTTGCTAAAGAGAACACGAACAAGGACTTGGAGACTTGTGGCATTCTTGGTGCTTTCCTT TGCCAAGCAATAAATGAGGAGGAGATTCATGCCATACTGGATGAGATGTCCCTTTATCCTGCAGGATGGATTCAT ACACATCCGTCTCAAAGTTGCTTCCTGTCGTCAATCGATTTGCACACTCAGTACTCTTACCAG GTCATGCTACCAGAGGCAATTGCAATCGTCATGGCTCCAACCGATCCTAAAAG CACATGTGGAATATTTCGGTTAACAAATCCCGGAGGCATTAATGTTCTGAAAGAGTGCAAAGAGAGTGGCTTCCACCCTCACCCTTCTGCTTCTGATGGAAGTCCAATCTACGAGAGCTGCTCCAACATTTATGAGAATCCAAATCTAAGGTTTGAGATCATCGATCTCCGGTCTTCTTCATGA
- the LOC135612263 gene encoding T-complex protein 1 subunit gamma-like, producing the protein MHAPVLVLKDSLKRESGSKVHHANIQASKAVADIIRTTLGPRSMLKMLLDAAGGIVVTNDGNAILRELDLAHPAAKSMIELSRTQDEEVGDGTTSVIVLAGEMLHVAATFIDKNYHPTVICRAYNKALEDSISVLDIIAMPIDVTDRATMLSLVKSCIGTKFTGQFGDLIADLAIEATTTVGVDLGQGLREVDIKKYIKIEKIPGGQLEDSKVLKGVMINKDVVAPGKMRRRILFPRIILLDCPLEYKKGENQTNAELVKEEDWEILLKLEEEYIQNMCMQILKFKPDLVITEKGLSDLACHYLSKAGVSAIRRLRKTDNNRIAKACGAVVVNRPEELQESDVGTGAGLFEVKKFGDEFFAFIVDCKDPKACSVLLRGASKDLLNEVERNLQDAMSVARNILKNPKLLPGGGATELTVSAALKQKSSSSEGIEKWPYEAAAVAFEAIPRTLAQNCGVNVIRTMTALQGKHADVGNEWTGIDGNTGDIVDMKERKIWDSYNVKAQTFKTAMEAACMLLRIDDIVSGIKKKQAPGAGPTPSKPKVEEEGDADNEQILPE; encoded by the exons ATGCACGCCCCGGTTCTCGTTCTCA AGGATTCTTTAAAACGGGAATCTGGAAGTAAGGTTCATCATGCCAACATCCAAGCTTCTAAG GCTGTGGCTGACATAATCCGAACTACTTTGGGTCCTCGATCTATGCTTAAGATGCTACTTGATGCTGCAGGAG GAATTGTAGTTACTAATGATGGAAATGCTATACTACGTGAGCTGGATCTTGCTCACCCAGCTGCTAAG TCAATGATTGAATTAAGCCGCACTCAGGATGAAGAAGTTGGAGATGGCACGACATCTGTCATTGTACTTG CTGGCGAGATGCTCCATGTTGCTGCAACATTCATTGACAAGAACTACCATCCTACTGTTATATGTCGAG CATACAATAAAGCTCTTGAAGATTCTATCTCTGTTCTGGATATAATTGCAATGCCTATTGATGTGACTGACC GAGCCACAATGTTGAGCCTTGTCAAAAGTTGTATTGGTACGAAATTTACTGGGCAATTCGGGGACCTCATTGCT GATCTTGCCATTGAGGCTACAACAACAGTTGGTGTGGACCTTGGTCAAGGTTTACGTGAGGTTGATATTAAAAAGTACATAAAAATTGAGAAGATTCCTGGAGGGCAGCTGGAGGATTCCAAGGTCCTCAAGGGAGTAATGATTAACAAAGATGTTGTTGCCCCTGGAAAAATGAGGAGGAGGATATTGTTCCCACGAATTATTCTACTTGATTGCCCCCTTGAGTATAAGAAAGGAGAAAATCAGACTAATGCTGAGTTGGTAAAAGAAGAAGACTG GGAAATTCTGCTGAAGCTGGAAGAGGAATACATACAGAACATGTGCATGCAGATATTGAAGTTCAAACCTGACTTGGTCATTACAGAAAAAGGGCTCAGTGACCTTGCATGCCATTATCTCAGCAAGGCTGGAGTCAGTGCTATCCGGAGATTGAGAAAGACCGACAATAACAGGATCGCAAAGGCTTGTGGAGCTGTTGTTGTCAATAGGCCAGAGGAATTGCAAGAATCTGATGTTGGAACTGGAGCTGGGCTTTTTGAGGTAAAGAAGTTTGGTGACGAGTTCTTTGCATTTATTGTGGATTGCAAAGATCCAAAAGCCTGTAGTGTCCTTTTGAGAGGTGCCAGTAAGGATCTTTTGAATGAGGTTGAAAGGAACTTGCAG GATGCTATGTCAGTAGCACGGAACATCTTGAAAAACCCAAAACTTCTTCCTGGTGGTGGTGCAACAGAATTAACAGTATCTGCAGCTTTAAAGCAGAAGAGTTCATCGAGCGAAGGGATAGAAAAG TGGCCTTATGAAGCTGCTGCTGTAGCTTTTGAGGCTATCCCACGAACCTTAGCACAGAATTGTGGAGTGAATGTCATTCGGACAATGACTGCCCTCCAAGGAAAG CACGCTGATGTTGGAAATGAATGGACTGGCATTGATGGAAATACTGGTGATATCGTCGATATGAAGGAGCGGAAG ATATGGGACTCGTACAATGTTAAGGCCCAAACTTTCAAGACAGCCATGGAGGCTGCTTGCATGCTTTTGAGGATTGATGACATAGTGAGCGGGATCAAGAAGAAGCAAGCTCCAGGGGCTGGCCCAACTCCATCAAAGCCCAAGgtagaggaggaaggagatgcAGACAATGAGCAGATACTTCCAGAATAG
- the LOC135612264 gene encoding putative pentatricopeptide repeat-containing protein At1g02420 produces the protein MLLNRSSIGPSSFFRLNSGLSLLQRFLFSTEQLGNKKPDGEAASHDDVAAVFRIIITSSSSEHMARSLKESKIFLSNDLIDGVLKRLRFSHGNPFRALEFFELTGKRRGFFHTDFSYDTMLFILGRSRRFEEVWRLLVDMRRKDRTLITTRTVQTVLGRIAKICSVRQTVESFRKFRKLCVEFDTNCFNALLRTMCQEKSMSDARNVYHSLKHDFKPNLQTFNILLSGWKSAEEAEGFFKEMSDLGVKPDLVSYNCMVDVYCKNREMAKAYKIVDKMRKEEIYPDVITYTGLIGGLGLIGQPDKATDVLKEMRECGCYPDAAAYNAAIRNFCIAKKFRNAFSLMDEMAERGLSPNATTYNLFFRCFYWANDLVSAWSLYKRMRTEGCLPNTQSCMFLIRLFRRQEQVGMALELWNDMVQKGFGSFTLVSDVLFDLLCDAGKIDEAERCFTQMIEKGQKPSNVSFRRIKVLMELANRKESLRNLTEKMTVFQHIAPLDDRRVDESPEGSPSCLLQPC, from the coding sequence ATGCTCTTGAATCGCTCCTCGATCGGGCCCTCGTCCTTTTTCCGTCTCAATTCCGGTCTCTCTCTTCTTCAAAGATTCCTCTTTTCTACCGAGCAATTAGGAAACAAGAAACCGGACGGCGAAGCGGCGTCCCACGATGACGTCGCCGCCGTATTCCGCATCAtcatcacctcctcctccagcgAGCACATGGCGAGATCCCTCAAGGAGTCCAAAATCTTCCTTTCCAATGATCTGATCGATGGGGTCCTCAAACGGCTGCGGTTCAGCCACGGGAACCCCTTCCGGGCCCTCGAATTCTTCGAGCTCACCGGAAAACGGAGAGGATTCTTCCACACCGACTTCTCCTACGACACCATGCTCTTTATCTTGGGCCGAAGCCGGAGATTCGAGGAGGTCTGGCGGTTGCTGGTGGACATGCGGCGGAAAGATCGAACCTTGATCACTACCCGCACCGTTCAGACCGTCCTTGGCCGGATCGCCAAGATTTGTTCTGTCCGGCAGACGGTGGAGAGCTTTCGCAAGTTCCGCAAGCTCTGTGTCGAGTTTGACACCAATTGCTTCAATGCTTTGCTGAGGACTATGTGCCAAGAGAAGAGCATGAGCGACGCCCGTAATGTGTATCACAGCTTGAAGCATGACTTCAAGCCTAACCTTCAGACGTTTAACATATTGCTGTCGGGTTGGAAGTCGGCCGAGGAGGCTGAAGGCTTTTTCAAGGAGATGTCCGATCTGGGAGTGAAGCCAGACTTGGTCTCGTACAATTGCATGGTAGATGTCTACTGCAAGAATCGTGAAATGGCAAAGGCATATAAGATAGTTGATAAAATGCGTAAAGAAGAGATCTATCCGGATGTTATCACATATACTGGTTTGATTGGTGGACTGGGATTGATCGGTCAGCCCGATAAGGCTACAGATGTTCTGAAGGAGATGAGAGAGTGTGGATGCTACCCTGATGCTGCAGCTTATAATGCAGCTATTCGTAACTTCTGCATCGCAAAAAAGTTCAGAAATGCCTTTTCTTTGATGGATGAGATGGCAGAGAGGGGACTGTCCCCTAATGCCACGACTTACAATCTGTTCTTCAGGTGCTTCTATTGGGCTAATGATCTAGTGAGTGCATGGAGTCTGTACAAGAGGATGAGGACGGAGGGGTGCTTGCCCAACACGCAGTCATGCATGTTCCTTATTAGGCTGTTCCGCCGGCAGGAGCAAGTTGGAATGGCTCTCGAGCTTTGGAATGATATGGTGCAGAAAGGATTTGGGTCGTTCACGTTGGTCTCAGATGTATTGTTTGATTTGCTCTGTGATGCAGGAAAGATAGATGAGGCTGAGAGGTGCTTCACTCAGATGATCGAGAAAGGGCAGAAGCCGAGCAATGTGTCATTTAGGAGGATTAAGGTTTTGATGGAACTGGCAAATAGGAAGGAGTCTCTTAGGAATCTGACGGAGAAGATGACTGTGTTTCAACACATAGCACCCTTGGATGACAGAAGAGTCGATGAATCACCCGAAGGATCACCATCCTGCTTGTTACAACCCTGTTAA
- the LOC103984312 gene encoding polygalacturonase At1g48100-like — protein sequence MSVFRLKCFALLLLLVLLVCSSLDGCEGRKGKHWRRKSPSSSLARKKTRGKSGGGHNHGGGGGSGGHTSPPPSSNQSPCPVTGSPNASKPAMFDVLDFGAKGDGVTDDTKAFEDAWAAACKVEGSTVVVPAEFEFLVGPISFSGPYCQPNIVFQLDGMVIAPTDAKDWSVGLLWWIEFTKLRGITIRGSGTIEGRGSVWWTNANSDVDPINDELSLRTPQMKPTALRFYGSYNVTVTGITIQNSPQCHLKFDNCEAVQVFNVTIASPGSSPNTDGIHLQNSRDIMIHHTNMSCGDDCVSIQTGCSNVNIHSVDCGPGHGISIGGLGRDNTKACVSNITVRDVNMHNTTTGVRIKTWQGGSGSAQSIRFSNIRVTEVQTPIVIDQFYCDKSSCKNQTSAVALSGIAYENIKGTYTVKPVHFACSDTSPCSDISLTGVELKPLQEQYHMYQPFCWQTFGELYTPTIPPIVCLQNGKPEGNRILSDRDVC from the exons ATGAGCGTATTCAGGCTGAAGTGCTTCGCGCTGCTCCTCCTGCTTGTCCTTTTGGTGTGCTCAAGCTTGGATGGCTGCGAAGGAAGGAAAGGGAAGCATTGGAGGCGTaagtctccctcttcctccttggCCAGGAAGAAGACAagagggaaaagtggtggtggtcACAACCATGGTGGTGGCGGAGGAAGCGGCGGCCACACGAGTCCACCGCCGAGTTCGAACCAGAGCCCGTGCCCGGTAACAGGGTCTCCGAACGCCTCAAAGCCGGCCATGTTCGATGTGCTGGATTTCGGTGCCAAGGGAGATGGCGTCACGGACGACACTAAG GCGTTTGAGGATGCGTGGGCTGCTGCTTGTAAGGTGGAAGGATCAACTGTCGTTGTTCCAGCAGAGTTCGAGTTCCTTGTCGGCCCTATCTCGTTCTCGGGACCTTACTGCCAGCCCAACATTGTGTTTCAG CTGGATGGGATGGTCATTGCTCCGACTGATGCCAAGGACTGGAGCGTTGGGCTGCTGTGGTGGATCGAATTCACAAAGCTGCGAGGAATAACAATTCGAGGCAGCGGAACGATAGAAGGGCGAGGCAGCGTCTGGTGGACAAACGCCAACTCTGATGTTGATCCA ATAAATGATGAGCTGAGTCTGAGGACGCCACAGATGAAACCGACT GCATTGAGGTTCTATGGGAGTTACAATGTGACGGTGACCGGCATCACAATCCAAAACAGCCCACAGTGCCACCTCAAGTTCGACAACTGCGAGGCCGTGCAGGTCTTCAACGTGACCATCGCTTCACCCGGCAGCAGCCCCAACACAGATGGAATTCATCTCCAGAATTCGAGGGATATTATGATTCACCATACCAACATGAGCTGTG GTGACGACTGTGTTTCCATCCAAACGGGATGCTCAAACGTCAACATACACAGTGTAGACTGCGGCCCCGGCCATGGAATCAGCATCGGAGGCCTCGGCAGAGACAACACCAAGGCATGCGTTTCCAACATCACGGTCAGGGATGTCAACATGCACAACACCACGACCGGCGTCAGAATCAAGACCTGGCAG GGTGGGTCAGGGTCTGCACAGAGCATAAGGTTCTCCAACATAAGAGTAACAGAGGTCCAAACTCCCATCGTCATCGATCAATTCTACTGTGACAAAAGCTCCTGCAAGAACCAGACATCAGCCGTGGCGCTCTCAGGCATCGCGTACGAGAACATCAAGGGAACCTACACGGTGAAGCCGGTGCACTTCGCTTGCAGCGACACCTCTCCGTGCTCGGACATCAGCCTGACTGGGGTGGAGCTGAAGCCACTGCAAGAGCAGTATCACATGTACCAGCCTTTCTGCTGGCAGACCTTCGGGGAACTCTACACCCCAACCATTCCTCCCATCGTCTGCTTGCAGAATGGAAAGCCAGAGGGCAACCGCATCTTGTCCGACCGTGATGTCTGTTGA